The following proteins are encoded in a genomic region of Papaver somniferum cultivar HN1 unplaced genomic scaffold, ASM357369v1 unplaced-scaffold_10, whole genome shotgun sequence:
- the LOC113326209 gene encoding uncharacterized protein LOC113326209, whose product MNIITQFLLYFIVFIPCGSSLSCKDFKDIPCPFFIHGKSNNCGDPSWELLCENDRTIVTVFSKRFYVLDIDSKANRIQLIDPGLEKDNCSSMPQHSLPASPSYFGGYSDSISTWSRPVVYMNCSKNLSNYTRYLSTLPCVNNTSLNMLTYAIVDPVVSEFGNSCTNFLTSWIFGDDALHNPENSTFGSYSELHKQMMKGFWISYAYDTQPCKLLFEE is encoded by the coding sequence ATGAATATCATCACCCAATTTCTACtgtattttattgtttttattcCTTGCGGTAGTAGTCTCTCTTGTAAAGATTTCAAAGACATCCCGTGCCCTTTCTTCATACATGGGAAATCTAATAACTGCGGAGATCCATCCTGGGAACTCTTATGCGAAAACGATAGAACCATTGTAACTGTTTTTTCAAAAAGATTCTACGTCTTGGATATAGATTCTAAAGCGAATAGAATTCAATTAATTGATCCAGGTCTTGAAAAGGATAATTGTTCATCGATGCCTCAACATTCATTACCAGCTTCCCCTTCTTATTTTGGCGGTTACTCTGATTCTATTTCAACTTGGTCAAGGCCGGTGGTATACATGAATTGTTCGAAGAATCTAAGTAACTATACACGCTACTTAAGCACCTTACCATGTGTTAATAATACTTCTTTGAACATGTTAACATATGCGATTGTGGATCCCGTTGTTTCAGAATTCGGGAATTCATGCACGAATTTTCTTACGTCTTGGATATTTGGTGATGATGCTCTACATAATCCAGAAAATTCTACCTTTGGATCATATTCGGAACTTCATAAGCAAATGATGAAAGGCTTCTGGATCTCCTACGCCTACGACACACAGCCATGTAAGTTACTATTCGAAGAATAA